A stretch of DNA from Oryza brachyantha chromosome 9, ObraRS2, whole genome shotgun sequence:
GGCATCGGTGCCATCCGTGGCATCggataggaaaaatataggatagATCTGTGGGTGGACATACATGGGCTACATTTTGTTTGGGCTTTATTTCTTACTGGGCTGATCTGCAGAAACTAGGCTTGCCCGTTGGAGTTGGGCCGCCCAATTCCCAAACGTACGTGGGCTTtgatgtgtgtgtgcgcgctcCTCCTGTGTCCTGTCGACTTGACTTTGCCGTTGGTTGCGGCGGAAGCTATATGCGtggttgatcttttttttctctttttcaaaaaaaaaaagtcaacaccGACGGCGGAGAAGACGCTAGTTGTAGTCAAGCAGGGAGCAGGAGATTGAATGaactaaaattattattttttctggaACGAGGTGATCGATATTTATATAGTCTGTCCGTCTTTTAATTAAAGAGTTATTTTACAGTTCTTAATAAGGTGTATTAGtaggtattatttttttataaaaattttcatacttCTTGATAtcgtattaaattttacattaaaattttggtacctctagATACCTAATTAAGGACTGTATAATTGCTCTTAAATAAAAGTATTACACcctctttgttttatattatataactttataatcttatataaatttattcataaacagAAAAATTGCCACCGAGTTTCTGACGTAGGAAGATAGAAAAGGATAAATTGAAAACGCTGGCAACAACCGAAAACTCCAGGCCGTACGTTCAACTGGAGGAACTTGACACACGCTGGCAGTCATCATCGCGCGAGTCACATGAATGTATGATTCACAGAATAGTTTATTCACAGATTCATCTTAACTCACAAATCACAACAACATACTCCACAATCCATTAGATCTTGTGATTGttacaaacattttttttaattaaacttcTAAAGGGTAtgatgtaacaaaaaaaaatctagcagAAAATATAAACACCCCCGAGAAGTCAGATGTGTTTGTAGTTATCTTGCCCCGTAAGTCTATTCATACGAAAAATCCATGAAAgtcataaattttaattattttagttaaaaGCTCGTAGTTGGATCTAGACCGGAACAACCGATCCATCACACGGCAAGCACTGACCTACTCGATCTTTTAGTCGGTGATACACTCTTATCCTTAACTGGCTAGGTGTGCCTCCGGCGCGAATAAATTAGAGTGTTAAAAAAACCATcatgaataaatattaaatagggtttgatattatattatgttatGTATTGCAATGATCTTTATGGTGTGTATACATAAGAGATACTTTGTCCGTTttatataagatgtttaattttttttacaatgtttgatcatttgtcttattcaaaaaatataaaaatattatatagtttgcttgtgatttattttattatcaaaagaactttaagcacaacttgttattttttatatttgtataaatttttaaataagacgaatggttaaacgttacGACCAAAAAAGTcgaacatcttacgttatgaaacggaggtaatagaTAGAGTATAGGGAGATAGATATTTGGAGtgtatatgtagttttgtgatacaagaactttaatctatatttttatgataaattcactgctaaatctatagttttattttgggataattTGTTCGAAGCACCCGTAGTTCCGTGAAATTTccaaaaagagaaaagtgtATCAACTAACGCATTATTGCCTCGTAGGAATTTCGGTTTTCTTCTAGTGAAACTGTTACAATCAACAGCGTACGTAGTACAAGAAAATGCATTATCATTACAAGTTTACAGTAATCATCACCGTCAACGAATTACGATGCGTGCATGATTCTGACGACTCTGTTCCCCTTCTGCATTAGACGATCAATCACATCCATAATTCATATGCTAATATAATTAAACTCTGAAGCTAAATAATCAACGAATTGATTGATGGTATAGCTAATCGCGAAGCATGCCGTCGACGACAACGGCGTCGGcgtcaccggcgccggcggaggcgggggcgaggCCCTTGTCGTGGCGCTCGACGCACTGGAGGATGTACTTGAAGGTCTCGGTCTCGCAGGGGATGGCGAGCGCGCCCTCGTGCCGGAACccgaactcctcctcggccttcTCCAGCAGCAGCCGGAACACCGGGTGGCCGAGGTACCCCGTCGGGATGACGAaccgccgctgctccggccccACGTACACCGGGCAGTACCCCCTCGGCACGTCCGCCGGCGGCTCCGGGCTCTGGCAGCTCTCGTCGTCCGAGTCCACCGTCACCGTCCTCTGCAGCCGCCGCATCACGAACGGCGgtatcgccgccgccgccggagcatCCACCACTccttcctccacctcctcctcttcctcttcctctccaccTTTCGCCCCCATCGCCATGGCCTGCCACTTGTGCAGCAGCTCCCGCAGCCGCGTGATCTGCTTCatccccgtcgtcgtcgtcgccgtcgccgccgccgcggccaccttcacgccggcgccgccgtcgtcgcccatTGCGCACAGCTAGCAGCTGGTGGATCTTGTCGCTGATCGAGCTGGAGACGATGAGCTAGCTGAACAcaacgatcgatcgagagcTAGCAAATTAAaccgatggatggatcgagaGGACGGCATGCGAGAGTGGGCATGTGATTATATAATCGGTGCTCGTACTCGTAcgcggccatggccatgggagGGTAACATGGCAAGCTTGCTTAGCTAGCTGCATCAAGAGATTCCATGAATTCTCCACATTATTAAAAACGTACAATTCGATAAACAATTCATTGGATGAGACCGCGGCGTGTAGCTCAAGAATGCTTTGTGTTTGATCCGTCCTGCTGAACTGTTCAgacacaaaatttaaaaagatttcgaaaaaagtatatgtattattttgttGCTGCCTTGCAAGCGAAGCAGGAATAAATATCAAATCGATTCCGGATTTCACTGATCAGGTTGGCGCAATCGCCAATTATGGAGTTGTGCTTAATTCACACTCCTTTTTTTATCTGTACTGGAACTAACTGAGGCTGCAGGCTGTGTGCGCtggaaattaaatattttttctgctAAGTACGgactttaatttattttatgtatggCCTGGAACATGCCTGCATGATTGTGTTTGATTGGCGCCAGGTTAGAACACGATGGATCAGGAATTCGGTATTAATTATACGCCGGTGCATCCATCTATACTATATTTTCcagctttttttaaaaagcacaaacaatacatatagaaaaaatttattcataaattgcTTTTATTTGATTAGTTCGATTTTTCCCCGATGATTAGCTCAACCAACAAACCATTTTGCACGTACATTACTAGGTCTACTGTGTGCATCCATCCagcagataaaaaaatattcgcATTTCCTGTATGGTTTGAGTCATTAATTGAtcagttatttattttatttttggcccAACATGACCAGGACAGAACCCCCAAAGCATGCACTGACCACACACTGAGTGCTGCTCTGATCCCTGAAACAATTCTCTAAATAACTAATGACCTGGGGGCACGCAAGCAAGCCTGCCTGCGTATATGCATTGCATGCAGATGTAATTGATGATAGCTAGGCTATATATTAACTAAAGCAAGCATGCATGTCCCAAACTTTACATTACTTGACGAGCCAAACAGCCGTTTAAGGGCATTCTCAACCCATAACACTGGATATAGTTTCTATAAACTCCACGTCATcaaaaaactagtactagacactactctttcaatgtaaacaccactattctatatttcaatttaatactacttatctcacatggtatcttgaatgttgtgtagaaaccatgtctcatgcaagacatggtttcattctctttccttatttattcacttgtcacatcatcttttatcctagatgacaacttaattaatgttatgcacaccatcctagtcattgggttagAAATGCAACACAGCATCATCGCAAATTAAACCGTTTCTTATTAATTAGTATGATGATTAAACTACGTACACACGAAAGGACACGTACGTGGCCGGCCGGTGTTctcatgctagctagctagatcttCAGAGATAAGGACAGCGGCGTCGCCTTGGAAAGGTGGCTCTGCTGCAACATGCAAACACATGACCcggcgagctagctagctaaattAAGCTAAGGTAATTAAGCAATATAGTACACTGCAAATATTCTTCAAATGTAGTACACTTAATTAGTACCTCTCGACATGTAACACAGTATATTGCacagctagcttagctagctgaTTTGCGTTTTGCATGCAACGAAAGCGACGAGAGCTGGTCGATCTCATGAACCGATGGGCCAGCAGAATTTAATCGAGCAGAGATGAAACCGAGCCATGTGATGTGATGTGATGTGATACCTGGATAGGAAGGAAAGGAGCTGAGATGAGGTCGGTCGCACGATTAGTACGGCCTTAAGCCACTAATCCTGTCTTAACTTTTAAGTATATATGTTCCACTTCCAGCAGCCAGATAGTACACGTCTTTACGTGTCACGTACTCTTATGTTTcgtatatattatattgttctaagttaaacatcttcagatttaattaaattcatgaaaaattacTAACATCTACTACCCCAGTTTAGTTTCATTAAACTTCCATTGAATATACTTTTTATAGTATTCCATTGTGTTGCATATGttgctatattatttttaacttgaTCAAATCAAAAGGGTTTAAACAAGAATAAATCCGAAGTGACATATAATACATGGACGATAAAAAAgccacaaaataattttttaaaataaagtcttaaaattttggcttataaataattGCGATAGCCTTTTGCTAATGCTTTCTTGCTGTGCTGGGGCAGTTTCCAGCTATGGCTACGGATTCTTTTGGTGTTGGTACGAACTCTACGTCAGAAAAGCGAGCACCGACAAGAGAGCTAAAGTGAGCTTCTCCGAGATGAGGCCGATTCCATGATGACATATTTTGTTCGAGAAtggagaggagaataatgttGTTGCCTTTAATTAAAGTCATGCATGCAGCCACAGTGCACGCGGTGGCTCCATTTCTACACAGCTGTACCTGTGGAAgaaatgaaggaaaaaaaatttcagaggtatttttaagtttaagaaTCAGTGCTAAGTCTTATTAATTGGGCTGAATTAAAAATGTTGTTGTAGTGTATTGTGTGTCAGAAACCTTACAGCCAGCCTGGCCCAAGCCCAAGAtgttaatttatcttattcactTTCCGGGCCCGGCCCAAAAATGAGCAGTGCTGGACTGCTAGTAGCTAGGGGATTTGTATCAAAATAGTAGGGATTTTGCATAGATTTTGGGACGGATATggcaacattttattttacaagaGATTAGTTGTGCTCCTTTAATTTTGATCGAAGAAATTAGAGATGaactgaaataaatattactccctcttGTTTCAAATAACTGTACTAGTCACTATTTATTTGCTAACTTTGATCAGTcatcttttttgaaaaaatattatgtgtggtataaaaatatgttatagtTGTGATGTGtgctgtaaaaaaaatacaatcatacaactttgttaattattaactaaCCATTTAGatattattaatagtcaaagctAAAATAATAATGGTCAAAGTAAATAAAGACGAAGCGAGTATATGAAAAGCCTATAGAATTTCTAGTCCTAACAGTAAGGGTACCTACCCTATTTTGTCTTTGGAAAGTGAAACACTACGTGCTCTCCGTATTATATATcataagactttttaaatttatctatatttattcatatatgtgttctatatctatgtctaaatttattagtataaacaaaaatctagataacattaaaaattttataatatagaacaaagAGAATATCGAGCGTCAGTCCATCCCCTAATTTCGTTCTTTGAAACCAAAGCTTTTCCCATGATTTAAAGAGCAAATTAAGATAATATTATCTGAAGAGGATCCAACCCAGTGTTGGCACACGCAGACGGATATATATGTGCCGAAACATCTCTCCATCGCACGAGTCACGATCAAGGCTGGTGACTCACTGCACGAACTCACCCGTACATGAGGCGACAGCACGATCATCTGTTCTTATTCATCTCAGGGTAAAGGATATATAGGAAGAAAAGCGCCAGCACAAAAGCGTACTCTCAGAGTATATATGactaattttagagttttttttaaagagtTAAGGCCCCTttaattcaaagaaaattcataaaaattttaggggattttattcctatagtattttttctataaaggcatttgaatcaaagaaataAACCTATGAAATCTTATGAAATTTCCAAggaatgcatttttttcatacaagttttagagaaaatttaacaagaggttgaaCCACATGGAAAaaagtctttatctctcctcaaattcctacgtttttcctgtggtccaatcaaacggttattcatatgtttttcctgtgttttgcaatcatctgttttacacttacattcctGTTagaattctatgtttttttcattcatgtgattCAAATGGGCCCTAAAGTAAGAACGGAAATTAAATAGAGAACACCTATTATTGATTGACACAAGAGTAATTTAGAAATTGAGCGACAGATAGTTATGATTAGttaagataaattattttgatatagtATGACATTTAAAaaggctattttattttatagaccACGGTGCCATCGGCCAACTACATAAAGAGCCTCATTTTATtaagctaatatttaaattttcaaacttaaatttgaaattgattttggagttttcttatcgtaatttattttttaagttagttaagaatatgtatataaaagttatattcataaattattttttgtttgtaaatatatcattttgttttttctctcaaaaagtgaaaaagatGACCATAAAAATGTTAAGCCACCGTTGGATTTAAGTGAATGCAAAATTACTACAATATTACTTTCAATCTTTAAACAAACTATTAAGATACCGTTGTATATATTGATAGTATGTATTCTTTGTACCGTGAAGTTCTCACCAAAATATGCCTCCAATCTCATCTCTGAGTCTGACCCTCTCTGCGTGCATGGCCAGCCTACGATAGTTCGAtggatcgatctccaccgctcATTGGCGGCCACGATTGCGCTGATCAGCGCGCCAGATCTTGGATAATAGTGTCAAAAGTGtcgtagaaaaaaatcaaaagacaTGTTtaggaataaaaattatatatatatatatatatatatatatatatgtacttttagtgttctaaaaattaaagtaaaaaataaattttaataaaaaactttaaaattaaaatttataaacgaaaagacagGTGGCAGCTACTGGCCTAGATGTTCTGCTCCTACAGATAGCCGTGGTTGATCCGTGGATATTTTATGATCGATTCTAAACTTAACTAAATGAACT
This window harbors:
- the LOC102719796 gene encoding uncharacterized protein LOC102719796, which translates into the protein MGDDGGAGVKVAAAAATATTTTGMKQITRLRELLHKWQAMAMGAKGGEEEEEEEVEEGVVDAPAAAAIPPFVMRRLQRTVTVDSDDESCQSPEPPADVPRGYCPVYVGPEQRRFVIPTGYLGHPVFRLLLEKAEEEFGFRHEGALAIPCETETFKYILQCVERHDKGLAPASAGAGDADAVVVDGMLRD